In a single window of the Burkholderiales bacterium genome:
- a CDS encoding TRAP transporter substrate-binding protein, translating into MRNPLLAAIVFVLVACGQKTEQVQQPAGPSPTLQWKMQSYWQSGTLPQQLFEDFAKRVETLSGGRLRIEALPTNAVVAPPEGLDAVGAGVLDGQNGGPAYYTGKDAAFALIGDPQGAFDNPYQMQMWMEYGGGKELARELYAQYGVRYVGGVWYGVESLVSKRPLRALADFKGLKIRAPQGMSGEIFSLLGAAPVQLPGSEVYTALERGVVDASDWGTLSMNEDLGYHRLARYPTYPGFHSMPSGDISINLKRWEALPADLRAAIEVATHEYAREMIQRNYLADQKIAVEATRRGFEPIDLPPGERQKFREIARGVWKSYAAKSPMAQRVYDSQIAFLQQLGLLQ; encoded by the coding sequence GTGAGAAATCCGCTGCTTGCCGCGATCGTATTCGTGCTGGTCGCCTGCGGGCAGAAGACCGAGCAGGTGCAGCAGCCAGCCGGGCCAAGCCCGACCTTGCAGTGGAAGATGCAGTCTTACTGGCAGTCGGGCACGCTCCCGCAGCAGCTCTTCGAGGATTTCGCGAAGCGCGTGGAGACGCTCTCAGGCGGACGTCTCAGGATCGAGGCGCTGCCGACCAATGCAGTAGTGGCCCCTCCCGAAGGCCTGGACGCCGTCGGTGCCGGCGTGCTCGATGGCCAGAATGGCGGCCCGGCCTATTACACCGGAAAGGACGCGGCATTCGCGTTGATTGGCGATCCTCAGGGCGCCTTCGACAATCCTTATCAAATGCAAATGTGGATGGAATATGGCGGAGGCAAGGAGCTGGCACGCGAGCTGTATGCACAGTATGGCGTTCGCTACGTCGGCGGCGTGTGGTACGGCGTCGAATCCCTGGTCTCGAAGCGGCCGCTGCGCGCGCTGGCCGATTTCAAGGGCCTGAAGATCCGCGCACCGCAGGGGATGAGCGGAGAGATCTTCAGCCTGCTTGGCGCCGCGCCCGTCCAGCTGCCGGGCAGCGAGGTCTACACCGCCCTCGAACGGGGCGTAGTCGATGCGAGCGATTGGGGCACATTGTCGATGAACGAGGATCTCGGCTACCACAGGCTCGCGAGATATCCGACCTATCCGGGGTTTCACTCGATGCCGAGCGGCGACATCTCGATCAACTTGAAGCGCTGGGAAGCGCTGCCTGCCGACCTGCGGGCCGCGATCGAAGTCGCCACCCATGAGTACGCGCGCGAGATGATCCAGCGCAACTACCTCGCGGACCAGAAGATCGCGGTCGAGGCGACCAGACGCGGGTTCGAGCCGATCGACTTACCGCCGGGCGAGCGGCAGAAGTTCCGGGAGATCGCCAGGGGCGTGTGGAAGAGCTATGCTGCCAAGAGCCCCATGGCGCAGAGGGTCTACGACTCCCAGATCGCCTTCCTGCAGCAACTGGGGCTGCTGCAATAG
- a CDS encoding TRAP transporter large permease subunit → MSIELITLLMFGAMFLLLALGLPLAFVTGLIGVLFTVGLFGVNGLQLVASRIYSFMGEYALVSVPMFIMMASLMERSGVAKDLFDAMRVWAGRLPGGLAIQTMVAATVMGAMTGIIGGEIVLLGLIALPQMLRLGYDKSLAIGTICAGGSLGTMIPPSIVLIIYGLTVNVPIGELFVANVVPGLVLSAVYMTYIFARCQLDPKLGPPAPEAERSRSFGKKVALLKGLGLPLLVIAAVLGTIYFGIASVTEAASMGVIGTLIACAARGELSFDAVRKSLRQTMHTCGMLLWLSFGATAMIGVYNLAGGPQFVKELFTGLAVPPVVVVLMMMGILVILGCVMDWVGICLLTMPIFVPIVRELGYDPVWFGVLFCLNMQISYLTPPFGPAAFYLKGVAPPHISLNDIFASLWPFIVLQAAVLMAVLFFPQIALWLPSL, encoded by the coding sequence GTGAGCATCGAGCTGATCACGCTGCTCATGTTCGGCGCCATGTTCCTGCTGCTGGCGCTGGGTCTGCCGCTCGCCTTCGTCACCGGCCTGATCGGCGTGCTGTTCACGGTCGGGTTGTTCGGTGTCAATGGCCTGCAGCTCGTCGCGAGCCGCATCTACAGCTTCATGGGCGAGTACGCGCTGGTCTCGGTGCCGATGTTCATCATGATGGCCTCGCTCATGGAGCGCTCCGGCGTGGCGAAAGACCTGTTCGACGCCATGCGCGTGTGGGCCGGGCGGCTCCCCGGCGGGCTGGCCATCCAGACCATGGTCGCGGCGACCGTCATGGGCGCGATGACCGGGATCATCGGCGGGGAGATCGTACTGCTCGGCCTGATCGCGCTGCCGCAGATGCTGCGGCTCGGCTACGACAAGAGCCTGGCCATCGGAACGATCTGCGCGGGCGGTTCGCTCGGCACCATGATCCCGCCCTCGATCGTGCTCATCATCTACGGACTGACGGTCAACGTCCCGATCGGCGAGCTGTTCGTGGCCAATGTGGTCCCGGGGCTCGTGCTCTCCGCGGTGTACATGACCTACATCTTCGCGCGCTGCCAGCTTGACCCGAAGCTCGGACCACCGGCGCCGGAAGCCGAACGCAGCAGGTCCTTCGGCAAGAAGGTCGCTTTGCTCAAAGGGCTCGGACTTCCGCTGCTGGTGATCGCGGCGGTGCTGGGAACGATCTACTTCGGGATCGCGTCGGTCACGGAGGCCGCGAGCATGGGCGTAATCGGCACGCTGATCGCCTGCGCGGCGCGCGGCGAGTTGAGCTTCGACGCGGTGCGCAAGTCCCTCAGGCAGACCATGCACACCTGCGGGATGCTGCTCTGGCTGTCCTTCGGCGCGACGGCGATGATCGGTGTCTACAATCTCGCTGGCGGGCCCCAGTTCGTCAAGGAGCTCTTTACCGGGCTGGCCGTACCCCCGGTCGTCGTCGTTCTGATGATGATGGGCATTCTGGTGATCCTGGGCTGTGTGATGGACTGGGTGGGCATCTGCCTGCTCACCATGCCGATCTTCGTGCCGATCGTGCGCGAGCTGGGCTATGACCCGGTGTGGTTCGGCGTGCTGTTCTGCCTGAACATGCAGATCTCCTACCTCACGCCGCCCTTCGGTCCCGCGGCGTTCTACCTGAAGGGCGTGGCGCCGCCGCACATTTCGCTCAACGACATCTTTGCTTCGCTATGGCCGTTCATCGTTCTCCAGGCGGCGGTGCTGATGGCGGTGCTCTTCTTTCCCCAGATCGCTCTCTGGCTGCCTTCCCTATGA
- the fghA gene encoding S-formylglutathione hydrolase: MAIRTISEHKCFEGVQGFYLHDSAEIGLPMRFSVYRPPHARHAKVPVLYYLAGLTCTEETFMIKAGAQRFAAKAGLMLVAPDTSPRGANIPGEADSWDFGLGAGFYVDALREPWSKHYRMYSYVTRELPRIIGEHFPADGGRQGIFGHSMGGHGALVCAFRNPDRYRSLSALAPICAPMRCPWGQKAFHGYLGEDPTVWREYDASELVRRAPFPGPILLDQGMADKFLAEQLYPDVFEAACRQKKQSLQLRRHAGYDHGYYFISTFVEDHLRHHAAQLGA, translated from the coding sequence ATGGCCATCAGGACCATCAGCGAGCATAAGTGCTTCGAAGGCGTGCAGGGCTTCTATCTGCACGATTCGGCAGAGATCGGCCTGCCGATGCGCTTCTCGGTCTATCGGCCGCCGCACGCGAGGCACGCCAAGGTGCCGGTGCTCTACTACCTGGCGGGTCTGACCTGTACCGAGGAAACCTTCATGATCAAGGCTGGCGCCCAGCGTTTCGCGGCAAAGGCGGGCCTCATGCTGGTTGCGCCGGACACGAGCCCGCGGGGCGCCAATATTCCCGGCGAGGCCGATTCCTGGGATTTCGGACTCGGCGCCGGCTTCTACGTCGATGCGCTGCGGGAGCCCTGGTCGAAGCACTACCGGATGTACAGCTACGTGACTCGCGAGCTGCCACGGATCATTGGCGAGCACTTTCCTGCCGACGGCGGCAGACAAGGCATTTTCGGTCATTCAATGGGCGGGCACGGCGCCCTGGTGTGCGCGTTTCGCAATCCGGACCGGTATCGGTCCCTCTCCGCGCTCGCGCCGATTTGCGCGCCGATGCGCTGTCCCTGGGGGCAGAAGGCGTTTCACGGTTATCTGGGCGAGGATCCGACGGTCTGGCGCGAGTACGATGCGAGCGAGCTGGTGAGGCGCGCGCCCTTTCCCGGGCCGATATTGCTCGATCAGGGCATGGCGGACAAGTTTCTCGCCGAACAACTGTATCCGGATGTATTCGAGGCGGCGTGCAGGCAGAAAAAGCAGTCGCTGCAATTGCGCCGCCATGCGGGATACGATCACGGCTACTATTTCATTTCGACTTTCGTCGAAGACCATCTGCGCCATCACGCCGCCCAGCTCGGTGCCTGA
- a CDS encoding IclR family transcriptional regulator yields the protein MSTKKRAVHRNKARYSAPALEKGLDVLELLAQEAHGLSLQEIAQRLARSPNEIYRMLDVLVRRGFLARRPDATYVLTLRLFELAHRHPPMGRLLDVAMPHMQELARLTGQSNHLCVHHDRRLVVLARAEPPEPMSASFRQGAHFPFHDDRVSARVISAFQPPDKRPWYLSELLADEKPSEARRRALAKRLDEIRDRGHDEGPSDTVSGVVDICFPIFDHFGVVAAMTVVYLKHRDVRVDIPTAREHARTVSQSISRALGHTETAAA from the coding sequence TTGTCAACAAAAAAACGCGCGGTGCATCGCAACAAGGCGCGCTACTCCGCTCCGGCGCTGGAAAAGGGCCTGGACGTGCTGGAGCTGCTGGCGCAGGAAGCGCATGGACTGAGCCTGCAGGAGATCGCGCAGCGGCTCGCACGCTCGCCCAACGAGATCTATCGGATGCTCGACGTGCTCGTACGCAGGGGTTTTCTCGCACGCCGGCCGGATGCGACCTACGTCCTGACCCTGCGCCTGTTCGAGCTGGCGCACCGGCATCCGCCGATGGGCCGGCTGCTCGACGTGGCGATGCCGCACATGCAGGAGCTGGCGCGCCTGACCGGACAGTCGAATCACCTGTGCGTGCATCACGACCGGCGGCTCGTCGTTCTTGCGCGCGCCGAGCCTCCGGAGCCCATGAGCGCCTCTTTCCGGCAGGGCGCGCACTTTCCGTTTCACGACGACCGCGTCTCGGCACGCGTGATCTCCGCGTTCCAGCCGCCCGACAAGCGGCCCTGGTACCTGTCCGAGTTGCTGGCCGACGAAAAGCCGAGTGAGGCGCGGCGCCGGGCGCTCGCGAAGAGACTGGACGAAATTCGCGACCGGGGCCATGACGAAGGGCCCAGCGATACCGTCTCCGGAGTGGTCGACATCTGCTTCCCGATCTTCGACCATTTCGGCGTGGTCGCCGCGATGACGGTCGTTTATCTGAAGCACCGCGACGTGCGCGTGGACATTCCCACCGCGCGCGAGCACGCACGCACGGTGTCGCAGTCGATCTCGCGGGCGCTCGGCCACACCGAGACCGCTGCGGCGTGA
- a CDS encoding sugar phosphate isomerase/epimerase has product MQKLKVLQSLWAMERRRPDGLEWTLEEKLTMIRDAGFDGCGVRFIDYGFAREVTSFLRAHGMIWQAQCYPKTVDDLKPVIEYVQELGADHINLQADVRPLRLEDCIPYVEGWRRLADDAGIPMFMETHRDRMTTDLHFTLRLLDCFPDLKLTGDLSHYLVGREFWYPVPDEHHVLMHRIMDHCWAYHGRVASREQIQIQISFPTMKHWVDLFMQWWEYGLRSWRRRAPKDATLTFLCELGPKEYAITGRDGYELSDRWEESLMLKDMIRALWKRIEDEEAQEARAA; this is encoded by the coding sequence ATGCAAAAGCTGAAAGTGCTGCAATCGCTCTGGGCCATGGAGCGCCGCCGGCCCGATGGCCTCGAGTGGACGCTGGAAGAGAAGCTTACGATGATCCGCGACGCCGGTTTCGACGGCTGCGGAGTGCGCTTCATCGACTACGGCTTCGCAAGGGAGGTCACCTCTTTCCTGCGCGCGCACGGGATGATCTGGCAGGCGCAGTGCTATCCGAAGACGGTGGATGACCTCAAACCCGTCATCGAGTATGTGCAGGAACTGGGTGCCGACCACATCAACCTGCAGGCGGACGTGCGGCCACTGCGGCTGGAGGACTGCATTCCCTATGTCGAAGGCTGGCGGCGGCTCGCCGACGACGCGGGCATTCCGATGTTCATGGAGACGCACCGCGACCGCATGACGACCGACCTGCACTTCACGCTGCGCCTTCTGGACTGCTTCCCCGACCTGAAGCTCACGGGAGATCTCTCGCACTATCTCGTCGGGCGCGAGTTCTGGTATCCGGTGCCCGACGAGCACCACGTGCTCATGCATCGGATCATGGACCACTGCTGGGCCTACCACGGTCGCGTCGCGAGCCGCGAGCAGATCCAGATCCAGATCAGCTTCCCCACCATGAAGCACTGGGTCGACCTGTTCATGCAGTGGTGGGAATACGGCTTGCGCAGCTGGCGCCGGCGCGCACCCAAGGACGCCACGCTCACTTTCCTCTGCGAGCTCGGGCCGAAGGAGTACGCGATCACCGGACGCGACGGTTACGAGCTGTCCGACCGCTGGGAAGAGTCGCTGATGCTCAAGGACATGATCCGCGCGCTGTGGAAGAGGATCGAGGACGAGGAAGCGCAGGAAGCGCGCGCGGCCTAG
- a CDS encoding S-(hydroxymethyl)glutathione dehydrogenase/class III alcohol dehydrogenase, with product MQTRAAVAHRAGAPLSIETVQLDGPRAGEVLVEIKATGLCHTDEYTLSGADPEGLFPAILGHEGAGVVVDVGPGVRSLKKGDHVIPLYVPECRECEYCLSRKTNLCQAIRLTQGQGLMPDGTSRFSLGASKLHHYMGTSTFSNYTVVPEIALARIREDAPFDKVCYIGCGVTTGIGAVINTARVEPGANVVVFGLGGIGLNVVQGARMAGADMIVGVDVNPRRRALAEAFGVTHFVNPGDMAENELVPHLVNLTKGGADYSFECIGNVKVMRQALECCHKGWGVSVIIGVAPAGAEISTRPFQLVTGRVWKGTAFGGARGRTDVPRIVDWYMEGKIQIDPLITHTLRLEDINKGFELMRAGESIRSVVVY from the coding sequence ATGCAAACCCGCGCGGCGGTCGCGCACAGGGCGGGCGCGCCGCTATCGATCGAAACCGTGCAGCTCGACGGACCCAGAGCCGGCGAAGTCCTGGTCGAGATCAAGGCGACTGGCCTGTGTCACACCGACGAATACACGCTCTCCGGCGCGGATCCCGAAGGCCTGTTTCCGGCGATTCTCGGGCACGAAGGCGCCGGGGTCGTGGTCGACGTCGGGCCCGGCGTGAGAAGCCTGAAGAAAGGGGATCACGTCATTCCGCTGTATGTCCCCGAATGCCGTGAGTGCGAGTACTGTCTGTCCCGGAAGACCAATCTCTGCCAGGCGATCCGCCTCACCCAGGGCCAGGGCCTGATGCCCGACGGCACCAGCCGCTTTTCGCTGGGGGCGTCGAAACTCCATCATTACATGGGCACTTCCACCTTCTCGAATTACACCGTCGTGCCCGAGATCGCGCTGGCCAGAATCCGGGAGGATGCGCCATTCGACAAGGTCTGCTACATCGGCTGCGGCGTAACGACGGGGATCGGCGCGGTGATCAATACCGCCCGAGTCGAGCCCGGCGCCAACGTGGTGGTGTTCGGCCTGGGCGGAATCGGGCTCAACGTCGTTCAGGGCGCGCGCATGGCCGGCGCCGACATGATCGTCGGTGTCGACGTCAACCCCAGGCGCAGGGCGCTGGCCGAAGCGTTCGGCGTGACGCACTTCGTGAATCCCGGGGACATGGCCGAGAACGAGCTGGTTCCCCATCTCGTCAACCTGACCAAGGGTGGCGCGGACTACAGCTTCGAGTGCATCGGCAACGTCAAAGTGATGCGCCAGGCGCTGGAGTGCTGCCACAAGGGCTGGGGTGTCTCGGTCATCATCGGAGTGGCGCCGGCCGGCGCCGAAATCTCGACCCGTCCGTTCCAGCTCGTCACCGGCCGCGTGTGGAAGGGCACCGCCTTCGGCGGCGCCAGGGGGCGCACCGACGTGCCCAGGATCGTGGACTGGTACATGGAAGGCAAGATCCAGATCGATCCTTTGATCACGCACACGCTGAGGCTGGAGGACATCAACAAGGGCTTCGAGCTCATGCGCGCCGGCGAGTCGATCCGCAGCGTTGTCGTCTACTGA
- a CDS encoding phytanoyl-CoA dioxygenase family protein encodes METAQRSSRAATTRRLTAEQVEAFNRNGYHFPLRVMSAEEAAGYRRRLEEFEAQHGLIMKTAYRNKPHLVFKWVNQLIRHPGIVDAIEDLLGPDLLVWGSSFFIKEPHDPAYISWHQDSTYWGLSHPDIVTAWVAFSVSDPANGAMRVVPGSHLKDQLPHRDTFAQNNLLTRGQEVMVEVDERTVVDMTLQPGEMSLHHVRMVHGSEPNRADYRRIGLAIRYVPTYVRQTAGPKDYATLVRGVDRYRHFEYEPVPKVEFGEEERAAHRLITEEANRILYRGTDRAPGRG; translated from the coding sequence ATGGAAACTGCGCAGCGATCATCCAGGGCCGCAACCACCCGGCGGCTCACCGCGGAGCAGGTGGAGGCTTTCAATCGCAACGGCTATCACTTTCCGTTGCGCGTGATGTCTGCCGAGGAGGCCGCCGGTTACCGGCGCCGGCTGGAGGAGTTCGAAGCGCAGCACGGGCTCATCATGAAGACCGCGTACCGCAACAAGCCGCATCTGGTCTTCAAGTGGGTCAACCAGCTCATCCGGCACCCCGGCATCGTGGATGCGATCGAAGATCTGCTCGGCCCCGATCTGCTGGTGTGGGGATCGAGTTTTTTCATCAAGGAACCTCACGATCCGGCCTACATCTCCTGGCACCAGGATTCCACGTACTGGGGCCTGTCGCACCCCGACATCGTGACCGCCTGGGTGGCGTTTTCCGTGAGCGATCCGGCGAACGGCGCGATGCGGGTCGTGCCAGGCAGCCACCTCAAGGACCAGCTTCCGCACAGGGACACCTTTGCCCAGAACAATCTGTTGACGCGCGGGCAGGAGGTAATGGTGGAGGTCGACGAGCGCACGGTGGTGGACATGACGCTGCAGCCGGGCGAGATGTCGCTGCACCATGTGCGCATGGTGCATGGCTCCGAGCCCAACCGCGCCGACTACCGGCGCATCGGACTTGCGATCCGGTACGTGCCGACCTACGTGCGACAGACCGCCGGCCCCAAGGACTATGCCACGCTTGTGCGCGGCGTGGATCGCTACCGTCATTTCGAGTACGAGCCGGTACCGAAGGTCGAGTTCGGCGAGGAGGAGCGCGCCGCGCACCGGTTGATCACCGAAGAAGCCAACCGGATCCTCTATCGGGGCACGGACCGGGCGCCAGGGCGGGGGTGA
- a CDS encoding TRAP transporter small permease subunit: protein MRLEERIARLVRRAGETASWLYLVVVLITAYEVTMRYLLNAPTLWVHELSVALAATCFVIGGPYVHQDRHHIAIGFFYERMSPAARRWSRALGSLFALAFCGFLTFATLVQAGLALKVMEKTGTALNWPIPVYLKTLFAVCAVVMTLQSALHFVQDVSALRGRAGRA, encoded by the coding sequence ATGCGCCTGGAGGAGCGCATCGCCCGGCTCGTGCGCCGAGCGGGCGAGACGGCGAGCTGGCTGTACCTTGTCGTCGTCCTCATCACCGCCTATGAAGTGACGATGCGCTATCTGCTCAATGCGCCCACGCTGTGGGTGCATGAGCTTTCCGTCGCGCTGGCAGCTACCTGTTTCGTCATCGGCGGTCCCTACGTGCATCAGGATCGCCATCACATCGCGATCGGCTTCTTCTATGAGCGCATGAGCCCGGCGGCCCGGCGCTGGTCCCGCGCGCTGGGTTCCCTGTTCGCCCTGGCTTTCTGCGGATTTCTCACCTTCGCCACGTTGGTGCAGGCAGGGCTGGCGCTCAAGGTCATGGAGAAGACCGGGACCGCGCTCAACTGGCCGATTCCGGTGTATCTGAAAACCCTCTTCGCGGTCTGCGCGGTGGTGATGACCCTGCAGTCGGCGCTGCACTTCGTCCAGGATGTTTCCGCGCTGAGGGGGCGCGCAGGCCGCGCGTGA
- a CDS encoding SMP-30/gluconolactonase/LRE family protein, whose product MRAMRFARQSAAVVGACFGLIGLAGAQTDAGFPAPTGNVFPSGAKVEKLFEADCFSEGVSVGPDNMVYFSDITFTRFCKDPSGKHPMGGHVWKYNPKTGKAEIFRSPSGMSNGTKFDREGNMILAMGADFGLRMLAKIDMKTGRSMILAGGFEGKPFNALNDITIDEQGRIYFTDPRYLGHEPVMADGFAAYRLDPDGTVSRVATDCGKCNGIAISPDQKRMYIVSNDNGFLAFENLKQGEKTLQGHHLLQVYDVNADGTLSNRRVFKDYSKDRSPACSGPDGLVMDSEGFIWVAERCEHRPGIAVYSPDGREVGFISTGKELPTNVGFGRGDMANILYITSGKSLYRVRTNRKGYHLP is encoded by the coding sequence ATGAGAGCGATGCGTTTTGCGCGACAAAGTGCCGCCGTCGTGGGCGCCTGCTTCGGACTGATCGGCCTGGCCGGCGCACAGACCGACGCCGGGTTTCCTGCTCCCACGGGGAACGTGTTTCCTTCGGGGGCGAAGGTGGAGAAACTGTTCGAGGCCGACTGCTTCAGCGAGGGCGTGTCCGTGGGCCCGGACAACATGGTTTATTTCAGCGACATCACCTTCACCAGGTTCTGCAAGGACCCGAGCGGCAAGCATCCGATGGGCGGCCACGTGTGGAAGTACAACCCGAAGACCGGCAAGGCGGAGATCTTCCGCAGCCCCTCGGGCATGTCCAACGGCACCAAGTTCGATCGCGAAGGCAACATGATCCTGGCGATGGGTGCGGACTTCGGCCTGCGCATGCTCGCCAAGATCGACATGAAGACCGGCCGCAGCATGATTCTCGCCGGGGGCTTCGAGGGCAAGCCATTCAACGCCTTGAACGACATCACGATCGACGAGCAGGGCCGCATCTATTTCACCGATCCGCGCTACCTCGGCCACGAGCCCGTGATGGCGGATGGCTTCGCGGCCTACCGCCTGGATCCGGACGGCACGGTATCGCGCGTGGCGACCGACTGCGGCAAGTGCAACGGCATCGCCATCTCGCCGGACCAGAAGCGCATGTACATCGTCAGCAACGACAACGGCTTCCTCGCCTTCGAGAACCTGAAGCAGGGGGAGAAGACGCTGCAGGGGCATCACCTGCTGCAGGTCTACGACGTGAACGCCGACGGCACGCTGTCCAACCGCCGCGTGTTCAAGGACTACAGCAAGGACCGCAGTCCCGCGTGCAGCGGGCCCGACGGTCTGGTCATGGACTCGGAAGGCTTCATCTGGGTCGCCGAGCGCTGCGAGCACCGGCCCGGCATCGCGGTCTATTCGCCCGACGGCCGGGAAGTCGGCTTCATCTCCACCGGCAAAGAACTGCCGACCAACGTGGGGTTCGGTCGGGGAGACATGGCGAACATTCTCTACATTACCTCGGGCAAGAGTCTGTACCGCGTGCGGACCAACAGGAAGGGCTATCACCTGCCCTAA